The Micropterus dolomieu isolate WLL.071019.BEF.003 ecotype Adirondacks linkage group LG22, ASM2129224v1, whole genome shotgun sequence genome contains a region encoding:
- the LOC123961932 gene encoding tyrosine-protein kinase CSK-like, whose product MTEVQTPWPQGTECVARYNFKGTSEQDLPFNKGDVLTIIVVTKDPNWYKAKNSAGREGTIPANYVQKREGVKHGGKLSLMPWFHGKITRDQAERLLNPPETGLFLVRESTNFPGDYTLCVSCDGKVEHYRIIYHNGKLTIDEEGFFENLMQLVEHYTKDADGLCTRLIKPKLEEGTVAAQDEFSRSGWSMSRKDLKLQQVIGKGEFGDVMVGDYRGTKVAVKCIKHDATAQAFIAEASVMTQLRHDNLVQLLGVIVEENGSLYIVTEYMAKGCLVDYLRSRGRTVLGGDALLNFALDVCEAMAYLEANNFVHRDLAARNVLVSDDNIAKVSDFGLTKEASSTQDTAKLPVKWTSPEALREKKFSTKSDVWSYGILLWEIYSFGRVPYPRIALKDVVPRVEKGYKMDCPDGCPEVVYNMMKQCWNLDPAARPSFQMLKEWLQHITQGMGRKQ is encoded by the exons ATGACAGAGGTCCAG ACTCCATGGCCACAGGGCACAGAGTGTGTGGCCAGGTACAACTTCAAAGGCACATCAGAACAGGACCTGCCCTTTAACAAAGGAGATGTGTTGACCATTATTGTCGTCACAAAG gATCCAAACTGGTACAAAGCTAAAAATTCTGCAGGTCGTGAGGGGACAATTCCAGCCAACTATGTTCAGAAAAGGGAAGGTGTGAAACATGGAGGCAAACTGAGTCTAATGCC GTGGTTTCATGGGAAGATAACACGGGATCAGGCAGAGCGGTTGCTTAACCCTCCTGAAACAGGCCTGTTCTTGGTGCGAGAGAGCACCAACTTCCCCGGGGACTACACCCTGTGTGTGAGCTGTGATGGTAAGGTGGAGCACTACCGCATCATCTACCACAACGGCAAGCTAACTATTGATGAGGAGGGGTTCTTTGAGAACCTCATGCAGCTGGTTGAG CACTACACCAAAGATGCAGATGGCCTGTGCACCAGACTAATAAAGCCAAAACTGGAGGAGGGGACAGTGGCCGCTCAGGATGAGTTTTCCAGGA GTGGCTGGTCAATGAGCAGAAAAGACCTCAAGCTGCAGCAGGTTATTGGGAAAGGAGAGTTTGGAG ATGTCATGGTGGGAGACTACAGAGGGACAAAAGTAGCTGTGAAGTGCATAAAACATGATGCTACAGCACAGGCCTTTATTGCAGAGGCTTCTGTCATGAC GCAACTACGGCACGATAACCTGGTGCAGCTGCTTGGAGTAATTGTAGAGGAGAACGGGAGTCTGTATATAGTTACTGAGTACATGGCCAAG ggCTGTTTGGTTGACTACTTACGTTCCAGAGGCCGGACAGTACTTGGTGGAGATGCTCTCCTTAATTTTGCACT AGACGTCTGTGAAGCCATGGCGTACCTAGAAGCCAACAACTTTGTCCACCGAGACTTAGCAGCCCGCAATGTCCTCGTGTCAGATGACAACATAGCCAAAGTCAGTGACTTCGGTCTGACCAAGGAAGCCTCTTCCACTCAGGATACTGCTAAGCTGCCTGTGAAGTGGACGTCACCAGAGGCCCTCAGAGAAAAG AAATTTTCCACCAAATCAGACGTTTGGAGCTACGGTATTTTGCTTTGGGAGATTTACTCGTTTGGCCGAGTGCCTTACCCAAGAATT GCATTAAAAGATGTTGTGCCTCGAGTAGAGAAGGGATACAAAATGGACTGTCCAGATGGCTGTCCTGAAGTGGTGTATAACATGATGAAGCAGTGCTGGAACCTGGATCCTGCTGCCCGACCAAGCTTTCAGATGTTGAAGGAGTGGCTACAACATATCACCCAAGGGATGGGAAGAAAACAATGA